The proteins below come from a single Miscanthus floridulus cultivar M001 chromosome 1, ASM1932011v1, whole genome shotgun sequence genomic window:
- the LOC136455057 gene encoding transcription factor HY5-like encodes MGDALASASSGAGVDERPKEDGKQGAQPPTAWKKRGRTAGDKEQNRLKAYLTELEAKAKDLELRNAELEQRVSTLQNENNTLRHVLPRLPPSIPHSFPRSEPVAGGLVRRWARCNQVMARPAGGG; translated from the coding sequence ATGGGCGACGCGTTGGCGTCGGCCTCGTCGGGCGCGGGCGTGGACGAGCGCCCCAAGGAGGACGGCAAGCAGGGGGCGCAGCCTCCGACGGCCTGGAAGAAGCGCGGCCGCACCGCGGGGGACAAGGAGCAGAACCGGCTGAAGGCGTACCTAACGGAGCTGGAGGCCAAGGCCAAGGACCTAGAGCTCCGCAATGCCGAGCTCGAGCAGCGGGTGTCCACGCTCCAGAACGAGAACAACACGCTCCGCCATGTGTTGCCTCGCCTACCTCCGTCCATCCCTCATTCGTTTCCGCGGTCAGAGCCGGTCGCAGGGGGCTTGGTCAGGCGATGGGCACGGTGCAACCAGGTCATGGCGCGGCCTGCGGGTGGGGGCTAG